One segment of Acidobacteriota bacterium DNA contains the following:
- a CDS encoding 4Fe-4S binding protein has product MAHRTVKQGYLDLTDRINRFPQGAPPSELLFRILEMLFSEREAELVAELPIRPFTAERAARAWKMPVDAARSVLDRLASRAILVDIESEGDTSYVLPPPMAGFFEFSMMRIRDDLDQEVLAELFYQYLNVEEDFIKNLFTKGETQLGRTFVSEPSLPSDSGLEVLDFERASFIVDSADHIGVGMCYCRHKMDHLGRACSAPTSICMTFNTSAAALTRHGHARAVDSTECLDLLQEARDLGLVQFGENVQQRVNFICNCCGCCCEAMIAARRFGHLHPVHTTNFLPVHDSDLCKGCGKCVAACPVEAMTLVSANDSAKPKRKIAKLDEDLCLGCGVCVPACPEHGITLKPREERVITPVDSVRRTVVMAVERGTLQHLIFDNHALASHRAMAAVLGVILQLPPIKQSLARGQLGSRYLDRLIQWNQERPTST; this is encoded by the coding sequence GTGGCTCACAGGACCGTGAAGCAGGGCTACCTCGATCTGACGGATCGGATCAACCGCTTCCCTCAGGGTGCACCGCCATCGGAGCTTCTCTTCCGCATCCTCGAAATGCTGTTCTCGGAGCGCGAGGCGGAGCTCGTCGCCGAACTCCCCATCAGACCTTTCACTGCCGAGAGGGCCGCCCGGGCGTGGAAGATGCCGGTCGACGCCGCGCGTTCGGTCCTCGACCGACTGGCCAGCCGCGCGATATTGGTCGACATCGAATCCGAAGGAGACACCAGCTACGTCCTACCACCGCCGATGGCCGGCTTTTTCGAGTTCTCGATGATGCGGATCCGCGACGATCTCGACCAGGAGGTCCTAGCCGAACTCTTTTACCAATACCTGAACGTCGAAGAGGATTTCATCAAAAACCTTTTCACCAAAGGAGAGACTCAGCTGGGCCGGACGTTCGTCTCGGAACCATCACTCCCGAGTGACAGCGGGCTGGAGGTCCTGGACTTCGAACGGGCGAGCTTCATCGTCGACAGCGCAGATCATATCGGCGTCGGCATGTGTTATTGCCGGCACAAAATGGATCACCTCGGGCGCGCATGCTCGGCACCAACGAGCATCTGCATGACGTTCAACACGTCTGCTGCGGCCCTGACCCGGCACGGCCATGCCCGCGCAGTCGATTCTACGGAGTGCCTCGATCTTCTCCAGGAGGCCCGCGATCTGGGACTCGTCCAGTTCGGCGAGAACGTCCAGCAGCGGGTCAACTTCATCTGCAACTGCTGTGGCTGTTGCTGCGAAGCAATGATTGCAGCCCGTCGATTCGGCCACCTGCATCCGGTGCATACCACTAACTTCCTGCCCGTGCACGACTCAGACCTATGCAAAGGCTGCGGCAAATGCGTTGCGGCCTGCCCGGTGGAAGCCATGACGCTGGTGTCGGCGAACGATTCAGCCAAACCGAAACGGAAGATCGCGAAGCTCGACGAAGACCTGTGCCTGGGCTGCGGAGTCTGCGTTCCGGCGTGTCCGGAGCACGGCATCACTTTGAAGCCACGAGAGGAACGGGTCATCACGCCCGTCGACTCGGTCCGGCGTACGGTTGTCATGGCGGTCGAACGAGGCACCCTACAGCATTTGATTTTCGACAACCACGCCCTGGCCAGCCATCGCGCCATGGCGGCAGTGCTTGGGGTCATCCTCCAACTCCCACCGATCAAACAGTCCCTGGCGCGCGGTCAGCTCGGCTCTCGCTACCTCGATCGCCTCATTCAGTGGAATCAAGAGCGGCCGACTTCAACCTAG
- a CDS encoding cysteine desulfurase-like protein, which translates to MIQISSDDRERIRSQFPALAGNTVYLENAGGSQVPAIVVDSIRDYMLTTYVQIGASYPLSQRATELVDEAHDFVRLMMNGGDGEVILGPSTSALLQMLSGAYARVLATDAEIIVAQTGHEANVGPWKNLERLGFTLRWWKMNPATYECPLEALETLLTDRTALVAFPHVSNLLGGIVDIEAITSLVHAAGARVVVDGVAYAPHRAMNVSAWTVDWYAYSAYKVYGPHMAALWGRRDAIAELPGPNHFFVPEDELPYKFEVGGVNHEGCAGIRGLRHYLAFLADIPDPELLDRAAVERAFDVMTACELPLQARLIEYLRSRDDVRIFGPTDAGPSRVGTISFVHESKSSAEITEEVDRSGIGIRHGHMYAYHLCEAAGLIPEDGVVRTSLVHYNTPEEIDRLIEVLDRALG; encoded by the coding sequence ATGATTCAGATTTCAAGCGACGATCGTGAGCGGATTCGCTCGCAGTTTCCTGCCCTCGCGGGGAACACCGTGTATCTGGAGAACGCCGGCGGATCGCAGGTACCGGCGATCGTGGTTGACAGTATCCGCGACTACATGCTGACGACCTATGTGCAGATTGGCGCCAGCTATCCCCTGTCGCAGCGTGCGACGGAACTGGTCGATGAGGCGCACGATTTTGTCCGCCTGATGATGAACGGGGGCGACGGCGAGGTGATCCTCGGTCCGTCTACGTCGGCCCTCCTGCAGATGCTCTCGGGTGCTTACGCACGGGTGCTCGCGACCGACGCAGAGATCATCGTCGCGCAGACCGGGCACGAGGCAAACGTCGGTCCGTGGAAAAACCTGGAACGGCTTGGCTTTACCCTTCGCTGGTGGAAGATGAATCCGGCCACGTACGAGTGTCCGCTCGAGGCGCTCGAAACCCTCCTCACCGACCGCACCGCTCTCGTCGCATTCCCTCACGTATCCAACCTCCTCGGAGGCATTGTGGATATTGAGGCGATCACCTCGTTGGTCCACGCGGCCGGGGCCCGGGTGGTGGTGGACGGAGTCGCCTATGCACCCCACCGCGCGATGAACGTTTCGGCCTGGACGGTCGACTGGTATGCGTACTCGGCCTACAAGGTCTATGGCCCGCATATGGCCGCCCTGTGGGGACGACGCGATGCGATTGCCGAGCTGCCGGGACCGAACCATTTCTTCGTTCCGGAGGATGAGCTGCCCTACAAGTTCGAGGTCGGCGGGGTCAATCACGAGGGTTGCGCCGGCATCCGCGGATTGCGCCATTACCTGGCTTTCCTCGCCGACATTCCCGACCCGGAGCTGTTGGATCGGGCGGCAGTCGAGCGCGCATTCGATGTGATGACCGCCTGTGAGCTTCCGCTCCAGGCCCGCCTCATCGAGTACCTGCGTTCGCGAGACGACGTGCGGATCTTCGGTCCGACCGACGCCGGGCCGTCGCGCGTCGGCACTATCAGCTTCGTACACGAATCCAAGAGCTCTGCCGAGATCACCGAAGAGGTGGACCGATCCGGAATCGGCATTCGCCATGGCCACATGTACGCCTACCACCTGTGCGAGGCCGCCGGGCTGATTCCTGAGGATGGCGTCGTCAGGACCAGCCTGGTGCACTACAACACACCCGAAGAGATTGATCGCCTGATCGAGGTCTTAGATCGGGCGTTGGGTTGA
- a CDS encoding thiamine pyrophosphate-dependent dehydrogenase E1 component subunit alpha, producing MELSDLYRQMLRARTFELAIEDLWHRGLISGEMHLGTGEEAVAAGVVTHLGDGEGLALTHRCSPALVVRGVPLVPMLRELLGCEDGICGGRGGHMHLASKEHLAAASGIVGASLPTAAGFALANSRLRTNRVAVAFTGTGAMNSGMALETLNLAAAWSLPLVVVCIDNGWAITTASEAQTGGDLVDRARAFGFTADSVDGSDVQSVHKKAGKLINAARRGKGPGFLLAECPRLDGHILGDPLLRLARKPLAEGKDLFAKVISSATSKGGGGIRDRTGGMTRMMSTMAKARRTPAREGRDDPMRAVRKAMDRQKAERQRIDSEVTEEIEAAVEAALAGVGESDDA from the coding sequence ATGGAACTTTCGGATCTGTACCGCCAAATGCTGCGGGCGCGCACGTTCGAGCTCGCCATCGAGGACCTCTGGCACCGGGGCCTGATCTCCGGGGAAATGCACCTTGGCACCGGCGAAGAGGCAGTGGCAGCCGGCGTCGTCACCCACCTCGGTGACGGTGAAGGACTTGCTCTCACCCATCGATGCTCTCCTGCTCTGGTGGTTCGAGGAGTACCACTGGTGCCGATGCTGCGTGAGCTGCTGGGTTGCGAGGACGGAATCTGTGGTGGCCGCGGCGGTCATATGCACCTGGCATCGAAAGAACATCTGGCGGCGGCCTCCGGCATCGTCGGTGCGTCACTGCCGACGGCCGCGGGCTTCGCTCTCGCCAACAGCCGCCTGCGGACGAACAGGGTTGCAGTGGCCTTCACCGGCACTGGCGCCATGAATTCCGGCATGGCCCTCGAAACCCTCAATCTGGCGGCCGCATGGTCACTGCCTTTGGTGGTCGTGTGTATCGATAACGGTTGGGCGATCACTACGGCTTCGGAGGCCCAGACCGGCGGCGACCTTGTCGATCGAGCCCGTGCCTTCGGCTTCACTGCCGACTCGGTCGACGGCAGCGACGTGCAGTCCGTTCATAAGAAAGCCGGAAAGCTGATCAACGCCGCACGCCGCGGCAAGGGTCCGGGTTTCCTCCTGGCCGAATGCCCCCGACTCGACGGTCATATTCTCGGCGACCCGCTGCTGAGGTTGGCGCGAAAGCCTCTGGCCGAGGGGAAGGACCTGTTCGCCAAGGTCATCTCGTCTGCAACTTCCAAAGGTGGCGGAGGCATCCGGGACAGGACGGGCGGCATGACCCGGATGATGTCGACAATGGCGAAGGCACGACGGACTCCGGCCAGGGAGGGCCGTGACGACCCGATGCGCGCCGTGCGCAAGGCGATGGACAGGCAGAAGGCGGAACGGCAACGCATCGATTCCGAGGTCACAGAAGAGATCGAGGCCGCGGTGGAGGCTGCGCTCGCGGGCGTTGGGGAGTCTGACGATGCGTAA
- a CDS encoding CPBP family intramembrane metalloprotease: MVENLDSGSSLQQTLDRDVPQPESLVRRLFKNRFGHWRAGWRLLVYLVAAFALGKLITTGLRLFMGNPAEAPFDSWLHSVLWVVANFGLIAGALLVLRWLDRRPAALLGLSLTPGWVRESAVGLVWGVGATGVLTVILIVSGSVSFAVSPQPAESLATMPRYLFIFLMAATVEELVFRGYPLQVLAEGSRRWIAGALLCIVFTMGHANNPDVTIIGIVNIFLASIMLTVLYFQTRRLWLPIAVHVSWNFSQSWLLGFDVSGIKIDDQLIIMTPTGADLITGGEFGLEGSILSTILFVVVIVWLLASPVLRPTGEVAALWAPYPAGFGLEPALPPDAGDSMLDARHARLSGSEMESDFADTEMSDTEDRVSKI; this comes from the coding sequence GTGGTAGAGAACCTGGATTCCGGAAGCTCGTTGCAACAGACCCTGGATCGCGATGTACCTCAACCCGAGAGCCTGGTGCGGCGCCTTTTCAAGAACCGGTTCGGCCACTGGCGAGCTGGATGGCGTCTGTTGGTGTACCTGGTTGCGGCGTTCGCCCTCGGCAAACTCATCACGACAGGCCTCAGACTCTTCATGGGCAATCCTGCCGAGGCGCCGTTCGACTCGTGGCTTCACTCCGTTCTCTGGGTTGTGGCGAACTTTGGACTGATCGCCGGGGCACTGCTCGTGCTCCGCTGGCTCGACCGGCGACCGGCCGCCCTGCTTGGTCTCAGTCTCACTCCCGGCTGGGTTCGAGAATCCGCCGTGGGTCTCGTCTGGGGCGTCGGTGCGACCGGCGTCCTAACCGTGATCCTGATCGTGTCGGGATCGGTATCGTTCGCCGTGTCGCCGCAGCCTGCCGAGAGCCTGGCCACGATGCCGCGATACCTGTTCATTTTTCTCATGGCGGCCACAGTGGAGGAATTGGTCTTCCGGGGCTATCCTCTGCAGGTGCTTGCGGAGGGGAGCAGGCGCTGGATCGCGGGTGCTCTCCTGTGCATCGTTTTCACGATGGGGCACGCGAACAACCCCGACGTCACGATCATCGGAATCGTCAACATTTTCCTCGCCTCGATCATGCTCACCGTGCTCTATTTTCAGACCCGGCGTCTGTGGCTGCCGATCGCGGTTCACGTGTCGTGGAACTTCAGCCAGAGCTGGCTGCTGGGCTTCGACGTCAGCGGCATCAAGATCGACGATCAGCTGATTATCATGACGCCAACCGGTGCGGACCTGATCACCGGCGGTGAGTTCGGGCTCGAGGGCAGCATCCTGTCGACCATTCTGTTTGTCGTCGTGATCGTCTGGTTGCTCGCGAGTCCGGTTCTTCGACCGACGGGCGAGGTCGCGGCCCTCTGGGCGCCGTACCCAGCAGGGTTCGGGCTCGAGCCCGCCCTCCCGCCCGATGCTGGTGACTCGATGCTGGATGCTCGGCACGCGCGCCTATCGGGATCCGAAATGGAATCGGACTTTGCCGATACCGAGATGTCGGACACCGAGGATCGGGTATCGAAGATCTAG
- a CDS encoding mechanosensitive ion channel: MDRLIEVVRSLIPMTIVIIIGVGAMSILNRRIVKKSADMAEKGTFRRQMAMTFTSLIFVVAILVTAPLDDGVRGNLISLFGIALTGVIALSSATLASNAMAGLMLRAIENFKHGDFISCGDLFGRVTERGLFHTEIQNQYSDLITLPNLYLATNPVTVVRSSGSFVAARLSLGYDLQHDEIEALLLSAAEHTGLVEAFVRIRELGDFSVTYEVVGRLADTKKFLGAKSTLNRAVLDTLHQAGVEIVSPTFVYQRRAQADRAFIPEIPSDKPVEQTRERAPDALVFDKADQVEKVEDLRARLTELDKEIGELGEKAKRATEDEAEQIEETITIRKRVRERLVARIAELEKKVDE, from the coding sequence ATGGATAGACTGATCGAAGTGGTTCGGAGCCTGATACCGATGACGATCGTGATCATCATCGGTGTCGGTGCCATGTCCATTCTCAACCGACGCATCGTCAAGAAAAGTGCCGATATGGCGGAAAAGGGCACCTTCAGGCGACAGATGGCCATGACCTTCACGTCGCTCATCTTCGTTGTCGCTATCCTCGTCACGGCTCCGCTCGATGACGGGGTTCGCGGAAACCTGATTTCCCTCTTCGGAATCGCGCTTACAGGTGTCATCGCGTTGTCCTCGGCGACTCTGGCATCGAACGCGATGGCGGGTCTGATGCTTCGCGCGATTGAAAACTTCAAACATGGCGACTTCATCAGTTGCGGCGATCTCTTCGGTCGGGTGACCGAACGCGGCCTCTTCCACACCGAGATCCAGAATCAGTACTCGGATCTCATCACCCTGCCGAATCTGTACCTCGCCACCAACCCGGTCACGGTCGTTCGTTCGTCAGGCTCGTTCGTGGCTGCAAGACTCTCGCTGGGATACGACCTCCAACACGACGAAATCGAGGCTCTCCTTCTCAGCGCTGCGGAGCACACCGGTCTGGTCGAGGCCTTCGTGCGCATTCGTGAGCTCGGAGATTTCTCGGTGACCTACGAGGTCGTCGGAAGGCTAGCAGACACCAAGAAGTTCCTCGGCGCGAAGTCGACCCTCAACCGAGCCGTGCTCGACACCCTGCATCAGGCCGGTGTCGAGATCGTCTCGCCGACCTTTGTGTACCAGAGGCGGGCACAGGCTGACCGGGCGTTCATTCCTGAGATTCCCTCCGACAAGCCGGTCGAACAGACCCGGGAGCGGGCTCCCGATGCGCTTGTCTTTGACAAAGCTGACCAGGTGGAGAAGGTGGAGGATCTCCGCGCCCGCCTGACCGAGCTCGACAAGGAGATCGGCGAGCTTGGTGAGAAGGCGAAACGTGCGACTGAAGACGAGGCGGAACAGATCGAAGAAACGATCACGATCCGCAAACGGGTTCGCGAGCGGCTGGTCGCGCGAATCGCTGAACTCGAAAAGAAGGTGGACGAGTAG